The following are encoded in a window of Jeotgalibacillus aurantiacus genomic DNA:
- the lgt gene encoding prolipoprotein diacylglyceryl transferase translates to MLFTAQPIDPVAFSIGPLSVAWYGLIIGTGIVLGYILANREADRLGMPKDMFADLLIWAVPIAIISARIYYVAFQWDFYSQNPGAIIQIWNGGIAIHGALIGSIATGIVYAKIKGLSFWKIVDIAAPSIILGQLLGRWGNFINQEAHGGEVSRSFLEGLFIPDWIINQMYIEIDGTFAYYHPTFLYESLWSLVGFVLLLALRKVNPLRGEIFLFYVIWYSIGRAFIEGLRTDSLMLTETIRIAQALSFALIVIALAILLYRRFGKGITTRYADKQN, encoded by the coding sequence ATGCTTTTTACTGCACAGCCCATTGATCCGGTTGCGTTCAGTATCGGCCCATTAAGTGTTGCCTGGTATGGACTGATTATCGGAACGGGGATTGTTCTTGGATATATACTTGCTAATCGCGAGGCGGATCGCCTTGGTATGCCAAAAGATATGTTTGCTGACCTGCTAATCTGGGCCGTTCCGATTGCGATCATTTCAGCGCGGATTTATTATGTTGCGTTTCAGTGGGATTTTTATTCCCAGAATCCAGGTGCGATTATTCAAATCTGGAATGGCGGGATTGCGATTCACGGAGCGCTGATCGGTTCGATTGCAACCGGTATTGTTTACGCGAAAATCAAAGGATTATCCTTTTGGAAAATCGTTGATATTGCCGCGCCTAGTATCATTTTGGGCCAGCTGCTTGGGCGCTGGGGGAACTTTATCAACCAGGAGGCCCACGGTGGTGAAGTATCCCGCAGCTTTCTGGAGGGTCTTTTTATCCCCGACTGGATTATTAATCAGATGTATATCGAGATTGACGGGACGTTTGCTTATTATCATCCGACGTTTCTGTATGAATCTTTATGGAGTCTCGTAGGTTTTGTTCTGCTGCTTGCTCTTAGAAAAGTAAATCCGTTACGCGGTGAAATTTTCTTATTTTATGTGATCTGGTATTCGATTGGCCGGGCCTTTATTGAAGGGCTCAGAACAGACAGCTTAATGCTGACGGAAACGATCCGTATTGCACAGGCGTTATCCTTTGCGCTGATTGTCATTGCACTGGCAATTCTTCTTTACCGCCGTTTCGGTAAAGGCATTACGACCCGTTACGCAGATAAGCAAAATTAG
- the hprK gene encoding HPr(Ser) kinase/phosphatase, translating into MPKVTTNDIIEKFGLELVSGEEGIHRPVTTSDISRPGLEMAGYFSYYPAERIQLLGRTEMSFYELLSTDEKKDRMGQLCTDNTPGIILSRDIEVPAELIEASERNQVPVMKTPVKTTRFSSRLTNFLESKLAPSTALHGVLVDIYGVGVLITGKSGVGKSETALELVKRGHRLVADDSVEIRQEDTDTLIGSSPELIEHLLEIRGLGIINVMTLFGAGAVRSHKRVTLVIDLEIWDKTKQYDRLGLDEETMRIIDTDVTKITLPVRPGRNLAVIIEVAAMNFRLKRMGMNAAEQFSNRLNDIIVDGDHDDI; encoded by the coding sequence ATGCCAAAGGTAACGACGAATGATATTATTGAAAAATTTGGTCTGGAGCTCGTCAGTGGGGAAGAAGGGATTCACCGTCCTGTAACGACGAGTGATATTTCAAGACCCGGACTCGAGATGGCGGGTTATTTCAGCTATTATCCGGCTGAGCGGATTCAGCTGCTTGGACGAACGGAAATGTCTTTTTATGAGCTTCTTTCGACTGATGAAAAGAAGGATCGGATGGGCCAGCTCTGTACGGACAATACACCGGGGATTATTTTATCCCGCGATATAGAGGTTCCGGCTGAGTTAATTGAAGCTTCTGAACGTAATCAGGTGCCTGTGATGAAGACGCCTGTGAAGACAACGCGGTTCTCAAGCCGTCTGACAAATTTCCTTGAAAGTAAGCTTGCGCCATCCACTGCCCTGCATGGTGTGCTGGTTGATATTTATGGAGTCGGTGTACTGATCACAGGGAAGAGCGGTGTCGGTAAAAGTGAAACCGCACTCGAGCTCGTCAAGCGTGGTCACCGACTTGTAGCGGATGATAGCGTGGAGATTCGTCAGGAGGATACAGATACGCTGATCGGTTCTTCACCTGAGTTGATTGAGCATTTGCTTGAAATCCGCGGACTCGGCATCATCAATGTGATGACGTTGTTTGGTGCGGGTGCTGTCCGCAGCCATAAGCGGGTGACGCTGGTGATTGATCTTGAAATCTGGGATAAGACGAAGCAGTACGATCGTCTTGGTCTGGATGAAGAGACGATGAGAATTATCGATACAGACGTCACGAAAATTACGCTGCCGGTTCGTCCCGGACGAAACCTGGCCGTTATCATTGAAGTCGCTGCGATGAATTTCCGTTTGAAGCGGATGGGAATGAATGCGGCTGAGCAATTCTCAAACCGATTAAATGACATCATTGTAGATGGAGATCATGACGATATTTAG
- a CDS encoding N-acetylmuramoyl-L-alanine amidase has translation MATIVLDAGHSYNTPGKRSPDGMREFAFNRAVCQAARKKLESQGIRTILTHRDDRDVPLKERTDLANREKAALFISIHANAYGSGNWNDVHGIETYIHSKNDSQSRSLAEAVHYSLIKETRRKDRGIKTANFHVLRETVMPAVLIECGFMTNREEKKLLASEDYRTLCGHTIAAAILTFIGVKKTLYLVQTGAFSSIENAKKQAQALKNAGFDAMIMEK, from the coding sequence ATGGCAACGATTGTTCTTGATGCAGGTCACAGCTACAACACACCGGGTAAAAGAAGTCCGGATGGGATGAGAGAGTTTGCCTTTAACCGGGCTGTCTGCCAGGCTGCAAGAAAGAAGCTCGAATCACAAGGAATACGAACCATCTTGACGCATCGCGATGACCGGGACGTTCCATTAAAAGAGCGGACAGACCTGGCCAATCGCGAAAAAGCAGCGCTGTTTATCTCTATTCACGCCAATGCTTATGGATCAGGAAACTGGAATGACGTCCACGGGATCGAAACGTATATCCACTCAAAAAACGACTCGCAGTCAAGGTCTCTTGCAGAAGCCGTTCACTACTCACTCATTAAAGAGACACGGCGTAAAGACCGCGGCATCAAAACGGCAAATTTTCACGTTCTGAGAGAAACCGTCATGCCTGCGGTGTTAATTGAATGCGGCTTTATGACCAATAGAGAAGAAAAAAAGCTCCTGGCCAGTGAGGATTACCGGACCCTCTGCGGTCACACCATCGCAGCCGCTATCCTTACCTTTATCGGTGTCAAAAAAACACTGTATCTCGTCCAGACAGGTGCATTCAGCTCGATTGAAAATGCGAAAAAGCAGGCACAAGCTTTGAAGAATGCTGGGTTTGATGCAATGATTATGGAGAAATGA
- a CDS encoding DUF4097 family beta strand repeat-containing protein yields the protein MENERKRILSMVEKGTITASEALTLLEALEKEPKKESSSSYSTQEESKTSGQTHQKSGSSYSEPHQEQKRSKKTDFPFNFEDLFGGSKMSGSKSSAEKTKKSVNQSTEKLMDFVQTAFDKVKGMDLEFNMGPSLEFKHVFESENTELLDIEVSIANGKVTIRPWDEDFVRAECEVKVYRSEDQQKAVNQLKEQVVFETKFKKLRYLSDLKMIKLDTVLYVPKANYDRWDIRLFNGKFHGDGGNVNKVKVKTANGKIELSNMLVEKAELETANGGIEVTNARADYIDVDSVNGKVVLEGAIDAVDAQSVNGKISVTTTSTTARKIDASTLAGAIEITVPDELSLDGTLKSNFGKFHVDFNDMDHVEEREEMMQRKLHFTRNREHASKLLLEADAKTGTISIHSSKGKNETKSDV from the coding sequence ATGGAAAACGAACGTAAACGCATTTTAAGTATGGTTGAAAAAGGCACGATTACAGCATCAGAGGCATTAACTCTTTTAGAAGCACTGGAAAAAGAGCCGAAGAAAGAGTCATCGTCTTCATACAGCACACAGGAAGAATCGAAAACGTCCGGCCAAACGCATCAGAAATCCGGATCCTCTTATTCTGAACCTCATCAGGAGCAGAAGCGGTCTAAGAAAACCGACTTCCCATTTAACTTTGAGGATCTGTTCGGCGGTTCGAAAATGAGTGGGAGTAAATCAAGCGCTGAGAAAACGAAGAAATCAGTGAATCAGTCTACTGAGAAACTGATGGATTTTGTTCAGACTGCTTTCGACAAAGTCAAAGGGATGGATCTTGAATTCAATATGGGTCCTTCACTCGAGTTCAAGCATGTGTTTGAATCTGAAAACACGGAGCTGCTCGATATTGAGGTCAGCATTGCAAATGGTAAAGTGACGATCCGTCCGTGGGATGAGGATTTTGTCCGCGCAGAATGTGAGGTGAAGGTGTACCGTTCAGAGGATCAGCAAAAAGCGGTGAATCAGCTGAAGGAGCAGGTTGTATTTGAGACGAAATTCAAAAAGCTCCGCTATTTATCGGATCTGAAAATGATCAAGCTTGATACAGTGTTGTATGTGCCAAAAGCGAACTATGACCGCTGGGATATCCGTCTGTTTAACGGGAAATTCCACGGTGATGGCGGGAATGTTAATAAAGTGAAGGTGAAAACCGCTAACGGAAAAATTGAGCTGTCCAATATGCTGGTAGAAAAAGCGGAGCTTGAAACAGCCAATGGCGGTATTGAAGTCACGAACGCACGTGCAGACTACATTGATGTGGATTCTGTGAATGGCAAGGTGGTTCTTGAAGGAGCGATTGATGCTGTTGATGCGCAGTCGGTAAATGGAAAGATCAGCGTAACAACGACAAGCACAACCGCCCGTAAAATCGATGCTTCCACGCTTGCAGGAGCGATTGAAATTACGGTTCCGGATGAGCTTTCTCTTGATGGTACATTAAAATCAAACTTCGGGAAATTCCATGTAGACTTTAATGATATGGACCATGTGGAAGAACGTGAAGAAATGATGCAGCGTAAGTTACATTTCACACGTAATCGGGAACATGCATCGAAATTACTGCTTGAAGCCGATGCTAAAACCGGCACGATCAGCATACATTCATCTAAAGGGAAAAATGAAACCAAATCAGACGTTTAA
- the uvrA gene encoding excinuclease ABC subunit UvrA, with translation MVKDHITIQGARAHNLKNIDIKIPRDKLVVMTGLSGSGKSSLAFDTIYAEGQRRYVESLSAYARQFLGQMDKPDVDTIEGLSPAISIDQKTTSRNPRSTVGTVTEIYDYLRLLFARIGRPFCPDHGIEITSQTIEQMVDRIFEYPERTKLQVLAPLVSGRKGTHAKVLEDIKKQGYVRVRVNGEMRDISEEFDLDKNKKHTIEVIIDRIVVKEGSESRLADSLETALRLADGNVIVDIIGEEEIKFNEHHACPVCGFSIDELEPRMFSFNSPFGACPDCDGLGTKLEVDLDLVIPDWSRTLKEHAIAPWEPTSSNYYPSMLEAVCKHYDIDMTIPVKKIPKKKMDKILYGSGKDKIYFRYENDFGQVRENNIIFEGVLPNVERRYKETSSEYIREQMQKYMAQQNCPSCEGHRLKRESLAVKVNDLHIGHVTAFSIEEARSFFSGLSLTEKEMQIARLIMREINERLSFLVNVGLDYLTLSRAAGTLSGGEAQRIRLATQIGSQLTGVLYILDEPSIGLHQRDNDRLISTLKNMRDIGNTLIVVEHDEDTMVAADYLIDIGPGAGVHGGEVVAAGTPEEVMKNKKSLTGQYLSGEKFIPLPAERRKPAAKRMLEITGAKQNNLKDINVKIPLGLFTSVTGVSGSGKSTLINSILHKSLAQKLHKSKVKPGEHKSIKGVNHLDKVIDIDQSPIGRTPRSNPATYTGVFDDIRDVFATTNEAKVRGYKKGRFSFNVKGGRCEACRGDGIIKIEMHFLPDVYVPCEVCHGKRYNRETLEVKYKGKNIADVLEMTVEDGLKFFENIPKISRKLQTIVDVGLGYITLGQPATTLSGGEAQRVKLASELHRRSTGRSLYILDEPTTGLHVDDISRLLTVLQRLVENGDSVLVIEHNLDVIKASDYIIDLGPEGGDRGGTILATGTPEDIAQVKESYTGSYLKPVLERDRSRMDERMAKRTGEAVTSS, from the coding sequence ATGGTGAAAGACCATATTACGATACAGGGTGCCAGAGCCCATAACCTTAAAAATATTGATATCAAAATCCCAAGGGATAAGCTTGTCGTCATGACAGGCTTATCCGGCTCGGGGAAATCGTCGCTTGCTTTTGACACGATTTATGCAGAAGGGCAGCGCCGATACGTGGAATCACTTTCGGCTTATGCAAGACAGTTTCTTGGACAGATGGATAAACCGGATGTAGATACGATCGAAGGACTTTCACCGGCGATTTCCATTGACCAGAAAACGACGAGCCGAAACCCGCGTTCCACAGTTGGAACCGTAACCGAGATTTATGATTATCTGCGTCTGTTATTTGCACGGATTGGCAGACCGTTCTGTCCGGACCACGGTATTGAAATCACATCTCAGACGATTGAACAGATGGTGGACCGCATTTTTGAATATCCTGAAAGAACCAAGCTTCAGGTGCTTGCACCACTCGTTTCAGGACGTAAAGGGACGCATGCGAAAGTACTGGAAGATATTAAGAAGCAGGGGTACGTACGCGTCCGTGTAAACGGGGAAATGCGTGATATTAGCGAAGAGTTCGATCTGGATAAAAATAAAAAACATACGATTGAAGTGATTATTGACCGCATCGTTGTCAAAGAGGGATCTGAATCCCGACTCGCTGATTCACTGGAAACCGCGCTTCGACTTGCAGATGGGAATGTGATTGTAGACATTATCGGGGAAGAGGAAATTAAATTTAATGAGCATCACGCCTGTCCGGTCTGCGGTTTTTCAATTGATGAACTTGAGCCGCGTATGTTCTCGTTCAACTCGCCGTTTGGGGCATGTCCGGACTGTGATGGACTCGGTACAAAGCTTGAGGTGGATCTCGATCTAGTGATTCCTGATTGGAGCCGCACGCTGAAAGAGCATGCGATCGCTCCGTGGGAACCGACCAGCTCCAATTATTATCCTTCAATGCTTGAAGCTGTATGTAAGCATTACGATATTGATATGACTATTCCGGTTAAAAAGATCCCGAAAAAGAAAATGGATAAAATCCTCTACGGGTCAGGAAAAGATAAAATTTATTTCCGCTATGAAAATGATTTTGGTCAGGTAAGAGAAAACAATATTATTTTTGAAGGCGTACTGCCGAACGTGGAGCGCCGTTACAAGGAAACGAGCTCGGAATATATTCGTGAGCAGATGCAAAAGTACATGGCGCAGCAAAACTGTCCTTCCTGTGAGGGTCACCGCCTGAAGCGTGAGAGTCTTGCTGTAAAAGTGAACGATCTGCACATCGGACATGTCACCGCCTTTTCTATTGAAGAAGCGAGATCATTCTTCAGTGGTCTTTCCTTAACGGAAAAAGAAATGCAGATCGCACGCCTGATTATGCGTGAGATTAATGAGCGTTTAAGCTTTCTCGTAAATGTCGGACTTGACTATTTAACGTTAAGCCGTGCAGCAGGAACGCTGTCTGGCGGGGAAGCGCAGCGGATCAGACTGGCTACACAGATCGGGTCCCAGCTGACAGGCGTTCTTTACATTCTGGATGAGCCTTCCATCGGTCTGCATCAGCGTGATAACGACCGTCTGATCAGCACGCTGAAAAACATGCGTGACATAGGGAATACACTCATTGTTGTTGAGCATGATGAAGATACGATGGTAGCTGCCGATTATCTGATAGATATCGGACCTGGTGCCGGTGTCCATGGTGGAGAGGTTGTGGCCGCAGGTACACCTGAAGAAGTGATGAAAAATAAAAAATCGCTGACAGGCCAGTATTTATCCGGTGAGAAGTTTATTCCGCTGCCTGCTGAACGAAGAAAGCCTGCAGCGAAAAGAATGCTTGAAATTACCGGTGCTAAACAGAACAACCTGAAGGATATAAACGTGAAGATTCCACTTGGTCTGTTCACATCTGTAACAGGTGTTTCCGGTTCAGGGAAGAGTACGCTGATCAATAGCATTCTCCATAAATCGCTGGCCCAGAAGCTTCATAAATCTAAGGTGAAGCCGGGGGAGCATAAATCGATTAAAGGGGTTAATCATTTAGATAAAGTCATTGATATCGATCAGTCTCCAATTGGACGCACGCCGCGTTCAAATCCAGCGACTTATACGGGCGTATTCGATGATATTCGTGACGTGTTTGCCACAACGAACGAAGCAAAGGTCCGTGGGTACAAAAAAGGACGTTTCAGCTTTAATGTCAAAGGCGGAAGATGTGAAGCGTGCCGCGGAGACGGAATTATCAAAATTGAAATGCACTTCCTGCCTGATGTATACGTTCCTTGTGAGGTTTGTCACGGAAAACGGTATAACAGAGAGACGCTTGAAGTAAAATACAAGGGCAAAAATATTGCGGATGTGCTGGAGATGACGGTGGAGGATGGACTGAAGTTCTTCGAAAATATTCCGAAGATCAGCCGTAAGCTTCAGACGATTGTGGATGTTGGTCTTGGTTATATTACACTTGGTCAGCCTGCTACGACTTTATCCGGAGGGGAAGCCCAGCGTGTAAAGCTGGCCTCCGAATTGCACCGCCGTTCAACGGGACGTTCCCTTTATATTCTCGATGAACCGACAACGGGGCTGCACGTGGATGACATTTCCCGTCTATTGACTGTTTTACAGCGCCTTGTAGAAAACGGTGACTCAGTTCTGGTGATCGAGCATAATCTGGATGTCATTAAAGCATCTGATTATATTATTGATCTCGGTCCGGAAGGTGGCGACCGTGGTGGAACCATACTTGCCACAGGAACACCTGAAGATATTGCACAAGTGAAGGAATCCTACACAGGCAGTTATTTGAAGCCTGTACTGGAGCGGGATAGAAGCCGGATGGATGAACGGATGGCGAAGCGAACAGGTGAAGCAGTCACCTCATCGTAA
- the uvrB gene encoding excinuclease ABC subunit UvrB has protein sequence MVQSFDLQSSYKPAGDQPVAIKKLVEGVEKKTRHQTLLGATGTGKTFTISNVIQEVKKPTLVIAHNKTLAGQLYSEFKEFFPNNAVEYFVSYYDYYQPEAYVPQTDTFIEKDASINDEIDKLRHSATSALFERDDVIIISSVSCIYGLGSPEEYKELVVSLRVGMEIERNQLLRRLVDIQYERNDIAFTRGTFRVRGDVVEIFPAKNDEHCIRVEFFGDEIDRIRMVDALTGEILGDRDHVAIFPASHFVTREEKMRIAIENIEKELEEQLKVLREEDKLLEAQRLEQRTRYDLEMMREMGFCSGIENYSRHLTLREAGATPYTLLDYFPDDFLLVIDESHVTLPQIRGMFNGDQARKKVLVDHGFRLPSAMDNRPLRFEEFEKHVSRAIYVSATPGPYELEHTNEMVEQIIRPTGLLDPTIEVRPSEGQIDDLLGEIQERIAKNERTLVTTLTKKMSEDLTDYLKEIGIKVQYLHSEIKTLERIEIIRDLRVGKYDVLIGINLLREGLDIPEVSLITILDADKEGFLRSDRSLIQTIGRAARNSNGHVIMYADKITDSMQRALDETARRREKQIAYNEEHGITPVTINKAIRDVIRATHAAEEAEEYVSPAEKMKKLSKPERAKVIESMEIEMKEAARALDFEKAAELRDLILELKAEG, from the coding sequence ATGGTGCAGTCATTTGACCTTCAGTCATCTTACAAACCTGCGGGCGATCAGCCTGTAGCAATCAAAAAACTGGTAGAAGGTGTGGAAAAAAAGACACGCCATCAGACATTACTTGGGGCTACCGGTACAGGAAAAACCTTTACCATCTCAAATGTCATTCAGGAAGTAAAAAAACCGACGCTGGTCATTGCCCATAATAAAACGCTGGCAGGACAGCTATACAGTGAATTTAAAGAGTTCTTTCCAAACAATGCTGTAGAATATTTCGTCAGCTATTATGATTACTATCAGCCTGAGGCATATGTACCTCAGACCGATACTTTTATAGAAAAAGATGCAAGTATTAATGATGAAATCGATAAGCTCCGTCACTCGGCAACTTCCGCTTTATTTGAACGGGATGACGTCATCATTATCTCATCAGTTTCCTGTATTTACGGCCTCGGTTCTCCGGAAGAATATAAGGAGCTGGTTGTTTCACTGAGAGTCGGTATGGAGATAGAACGGAATCAACTGCTGAGAAGGCTCGTTGACATTCAGTATGAGCGGAATGACATTGCCTTTACCCGGGGGACTTTCCGTGTCCGTGGGGATGTAGTGGAAATTTTCCCTGCTAAAAATGATGAGCACTGTATCCGTGTGGAGTTTTTCGGAGATGAAATTGACCGGATACGCATGGTGGATGCACTGACTGGCGAGATTTTGGGTGACCGTGATCATGTTGCGATTTTCCCGGCTTCCCACTTTGTTACGCGTGAAGAAAAGATGAGAATTGCCATTGAAAACATCGAGAAAGAGCTTGAAGAGCAGCTGAAGGTTCTGAGAGAGGAAGATAAGCTTTTGGAAGCGCAGCGTCTCGAGCAGCGTACACGTTACGATCTTGAAATGATGAGAGAGATGGGGTTCTGTTCAGGCATTGAAAACTATTCCCGTCACCTGACATTACGGGAAGCAGGCGCAACACCTTATACGCTGCTTGATTATTTTCCGGATGATTTCCTGCTTGTCATTGATGAGTCGCATGTGACACTCCCACAGATCCGCGGCATGTTTAACGGTGACCAGGCGCGTAAAAAAGTGCTGGTGGATCACGGTTTCCGTCTACCGTCTGCGATGGATAACCGTCCTTTGCGTTTCGAAGAGTTTGAAAAGCATGTCAGCCGTGCGATTTATGTTTCAGCTACACCGGGTCCTTATGAGCTTGAACATACAAATGAAATGGTTGAACAGATTATCCGTCCGACGGGTCTGCTGGATCCGACCATTGAGGTACGTCCGAGTGAAGGACAAATTGATGATCTGCTCGGTGAAATCCAGGAGCGGATCGCGAAAAATGAACGGACACTCGTAACCACCCTGACGAAGAAGATGTCTGAAGATCTGACTGATTACCTGAAGGAAATCGGGATTAAGGTGCAGTATCTGCATTCTGAAATTAAAACGCTTGAACGGATTGAAATCATCCGTGACCTGCGTGTAGGTAAATATGATGTCCTGATTGGGATCAACCTCTTAAGGGAAGGATTGGATATTCCTGAGGTATCCCTCATTACCATTCTGGATGCCGATAAAGAAGGCTTTCTGCGCTCAGACCGTTCACTGATCCAGACGATTGGCCGTGCAGCGCGTAACTCAAATGGACATGTCATTATGTATGCTGATAAAATCACCGATTCCATGCAGCGGGCACTTGATGAAACGGCAAGGCGTCGTGAAAAGCAGATTGCTTATAATGAAGAACACGGCATTACACCGGTAACCATTAATAAAGCGATCCGTGATGTCATCCGTGCAACCCATGCTGCCGAGGAAGCCGAAGAGTATGTGTCACCGGCAGAGAAAATGAAGAAGCTGTCCAAGCCTGAACGGGCAAAAGTCATTGAGTCTATGGAAATCGAAATGAAGGAAGCAGCAAGGGCGCTTGACTTCGAAAAGGCTGCAGAGCTTCGTGATCTCATTTTAGAATTGAAAGCGGAAGGATGA
- a CDS encoding HD domain-containing protein, whose translation MGIHHYFKSLSDMEKLYRCPGKFKYNEHTVAAHSFKVTKIAQFLGTVEEHHGKQVNWKDLYEKALNHDYPEIFTGDIKTPVKYASDELNRLFSQVEEEMAHKFVTEEFPEEYQAIYLERFKEGKDGSLEGKILAVADKIDLLYESFGEIQKGNPEPIFLEIYQEALTTIVRYHEMTSVDFFLNRVLPDMLAEKFIPHSELSKITQNLIAPSQ comes from the coding sequence ATGGGGATTCATCATTATTTTAAGAGCCTGTCGGATATGGAAAAGCTGTACCGCTGTCCGGGGAAGTTTAAATATAATGAGCATACGGTGGCTGCTCATTCATTTAAAGTGACGAAGATTGCTCAGTTTCTCGGTACGGTTGAAGAGCATCATGGCAAACAGGTGAATTGGAAGGATTTATATGAGAAGGCATTAAATCATGATTATCCTGAGATTTTTACAGGGGATATTAAAACGCCGGTGAAGTATGCCTCTGATGAGCTGAACCGGTTATTCAGCCAGGTGGAGGAAGAAATGGCGCATAAGTTTGTTACTGAGGAATTTCCTGAGGAGTACCAGGCGATTTATCTTGAGCGTTTCAAAGAAGGCAAAGACGGCTCACTTGAGGGGAAAATTCTTGCAGTCGCGGATAAGATCGACTTGCTATATGAGTCCTTTGGGGAAATTCAGAAGGGCAATCCTGAACCGATCTTTCTGGAAATTTATCAGGAGGCACTGACAACCATTGTCCGCTATCACGAAATGACGAGTGTTGATTTCTTTTTAAACCGCGTGCTGCCGGATATGCTCGCTGAAAAGTTTATTCCGCACAGCGAGCTGAGCAAGATCACTCAAAATCTTATTGCACCATCACAGTGA
- a CDS encoding CsbA family protein, which produces METKILLAMVAPAILVILFTRVTYSRTIAMILTVALIAASSYKGYVETWYVVIIDAASLTVGLWYVNRYMKKYNEKQRGAV; this is translated from the coding sequence ATGGAGACTAAAATTCTTCTTGCAATGGTCGCACCAGCTATTTTAGTCATATTATTTACACGCGTTACTTACAGCCGTACCATTGCCATGATTCTGACGGTTGCCCTGATTGCCGCTTCTTCATACAAGGGGTATGTGGAAACGTGGTACGTCGTCATCATTGATGCTGCTTCATTGACTGTGGGGCTTTGGTACGTCAACCGATATATGAAAAAGTACAACGAAAAACAGCGCGGTGCCGTATAG
- a CDS encoding PDZ domain-containing protein, with the protein MIDQWFSELLTAGLSILLNPVLYIGAVAAGLAGVWRVKRERKDLRTSVKPWYIEMAGFFGLSLILGLLFSVVLSGAGIPLNLYWIYTVSALTLLIMLTGQFRLLSSAFLFPIVAGGAVAITFFNVTLPEWFPAPSTELLLPAAAVMSLLLVGEGLLIRLNAGKNTSPRFITTPRGMKAGAFFTKRMWLVPLLIPVPDGAITALGWWPLIETGGSYSLLILPAVIGFQLTVVHDLPDSILKRISAQVIWLGLLCGGIAAGSIYAPVLIYVAFATAFIGRLVLVLRTRALCRYSGYHFIDKERGVMIIEVLPGSPAAKMGLLRGEIIHKVNGQLVKNEAEMYAALQKNLAHCKLEILNYDGEVRYAQTALHEGQHYQLGLILIENRSRYQAS; encoded by the coding sequence TTGATTGATCAATGGTTTTCAGAACTTTTAACGGCTGGGCTGTCTATTTTGCTGAATCCGGTTTTATACATAGGAGCAGTCGCAGCCGGATTGGCAGGTGTCTGGCGGGTTAAGCGTGAACGGAAAGATCTGCGTACATCTGTTAAACCGTGGTATATAGAGATGGCTGGATTTTTCGGTCTGTCACTGATTCTTGGACTCCTATTTTCAGTTGTACTCAGCGGTGCAGGGATTCCGTTAAATCTGTACTGGATTTATACGGTCAGTGCATTGACACTGCTGATTATGCTCACGGGTCAATTCCGATTGCTGTCGTCAGCGTTTCTGTTTCCTATTGTGGCAGGAGGAGCAGTCGCGATTACGTTTTTTAATGTGACGCTGCCGGAGTGGTTTCCTGCGCCGTCAACAGAACTTCTGCTGCCCGCAGCGGCTGTCATGTCTCTGTTGCTGGTCGGTGAAGGATTGCTAATCCGCTTAAATGCAGGCAAAAATACATCCCCGAGATTTATTACGACACCAAGAGGGATGAAGGCTGGCGCTTTCTTTACGAAAAGAATGTGGCTCGTGCCGCTGCTGATTCCGGTTCCGGACGGTGCCATCACTGCACTTGGATGGTGGCCGCTGATTGAAACCGGCGGCAGCTACTCATTGCTGATTTTACCGGCTGTCATCGGATTTCAGCTGACGGTTGTACATGACTTGCCTGACAGTATTTTAAAACGGATTTCAGCGCAGGTCATCTGGCTTGGTCTCCTGTGCGGGGGGATCGCGGCGGGCTCCATTTACGCACCCGTTCTGATCTATGTGGCATTTGCCACGGCTTTCATCGGGCGTCTTGTGCTCGTTCTCCGAACAAGGGCATTATGCCGTTATTCCGGGTATCATTTCATCGATAAGGAACGCGGAGTGATGATTATCGAAGTTCTTCCCGGGTCACCGGCTGCCAAAATGGGGCTGCTTCGAGGGGAGATCATTCATAAAGTGAATGGTCAGCTCGTTAAAAATGAAGCAGAGATGTATGCGGCGCTGCAAAAAAATCTTGCTCATTGCAAGCTTGAAATTTTAAATTATGACGGGGAAGTCCGATACGCACAGACAGCCCTTCATGAAGGACAGCATTACCAGCTTGGTCTGATTCTGATTGAGAATCGTTCAAGGTACCAGGCATCATAA